A window of Ananas comosus cultivar F153 linkage group 4, ASM154086v1, whole genome shotgun sequence contains these coding sequences:
- the LOC109709573 gene encoding putative tRNA (cytidine(32)/guanosine(34)-2'-O)-methyltransferase isoform X2: MGKASKDKRDIYYRKAKEEGWRARSAFKLLQIDEEFSVFQGVKRVVDLCAAPGSWSQVLSRRLYVPAKMSPDCRDDDLPLIVAIDLQPMAPIDGVIQVQGDITNARTAEVVIRHFDGCKADLVVCDGAPDVTGLHDMDEFVQSQLILALKLFFSQVTFAKPKSSRNSSIEAFVVCENYSPPEGFNEKDLYLLLEKVGSPSGVDDLDCRSGWLEGPNKIYIPFLACGDLSGYDSDRSYPLPSVEGGGSYRSLDPVQPPIAPPYKTALEMKKASNHGIADMDKLPLDS, encoded by the exons ATGGGGAAAGCTTCCAAAGACAAGAGG GATATCTACTATCGAAAGGCAAAAGAAGAAGGTTGGCGGGCTCGGAGCGCTTTCAAGCTCCTGCAAATCGACGAGGAGTTTAGCGTCTTCCAAG GAGTGAAGCGGGTAGTTGATCTTTGTGCTGCTCCTGGGAGTTGGAGTCAG GTTTTGAGCCGAAGGCTATATGTGCCAGCTAAAATGTCACCAGATTGtag GGATGATGATCTTCCACTCATTGTGGCAATCGATTTGCAGCCCATGGCTCCAATTGATGGTGTTATTCAAGTACAGGGTGACATTACTAATGCGCGAACTGCTGAAGTG GTCATCAGGCATTTTGATGGATGCAAAGCAGACTTGGTTGTTTGTGATGGTGCTCCTGACG TTACTGGTCTTCATGATATGGACGAATTTGTTCAGTCACAACTTATATTGGCG CTAAAGCTATTCTTCTCTCAAGTTACCTTTGCTAAGCCGAAAAGTAGCCGCAACTCAAGTATTG AGGCATTTGTAGTTTGTGAGAACTATTCACCTCCTGAAGGATTTAATGAGAAAGATCTATATCTCCTGCTGGAGAAAGTGGGCAGTCCTTCTGGGGTTGATGATTTAG ATTGCCGAAGTGGATGGTTGGAGGGACCAAACAAGATTTATATTCCATTTCTGGCGTGCGGAGATCTAAGTGGCTATGATTCAGACCGTTCGTACCCACTGCCCAGCGTGGAAGGTGGTGGTTCCTACCGGAGTTTGGATCCAGTGCAGCCCCCAATAGCTCCTCCTTATAAGACTGCCTTAGAGATGAAAAAGGCCTCCAATCATGGGATTGCAGATATGGACAAACTCCCTCTGGATTCTTGA
- the LOC109708463 gene encoding glycosyltransferase family 64 protein C4 isoform X1, protein MVMRMASASPSSFIFGRRASFRRLRQLLVGSAAGRIVRLLLCCSLLLSLLLISGGCRCRFSHLQPSPPLGEGYTVMINTWKRNDLLKQSVVHYASCVGVDSIHVVWSEPDPPADSLRDGLIQAVRSKSKLGQDVDIIFDINQEDSLNNRFKEIKDLRTDAIFSIDDDVLFPCASVEFAFSVWRSAPTTMVGFVPRMHWLDKSRSSTEQYKYGGWWSVWWTGTYSMVLSKAAFLHKQYLDLYTNHMPVFVRDYVAKNSLSYIGLWHLYCRNCEDIAMSLLVANVTGAPPIWVKGRIFEIGSTGISSLGGHSAQRSQCLNVFAAIYGRMPLVATSMKAIDSRTSWFW, encoded by the exons atggTGATGCGGATGGCGAGCGCTTCTCCGTCGTCCTTTATCTTTGGGCGGAGGGCGTCCTTCAGACGACTGCGTCAGCTCCTCGTCGGATCGGCGGCCGGGCGGATAGTCAGGCTGCTCCTCTGCtgctctcttctcctctctctgcTTCTCATCTCCGGTGGATGCAGATGCCGCTTCTCCCATCTTCAACCCTCCCCTCCACTCGG GGAAGGTTATACTGTAATGATTAATACGTGGAAGAGAAATGACCTTCTGAAGCAATCAGTTGTTCATTATGCTTCTTGTGTCGGTGTTGATTCCATTCACGTTGTCTGGAGTGAGCCGGATCCCCCAGCAGATTCTTTACGAGATGGTCTAATCCAAGCtgttagatcaaaatctaaacTTGGCCAGGATGTTGAcataatttttgatataaatcaAGAGGACAGTCTCAACAATAGGTTCAAGGAAATAAAGGATTTGAGAACGGATGCTATATTCTCAATTGACGATGATGTGCTATTTCCTTGTGCATCTGTAGAGTTTGCTTTCAGTGTATGGCGTAGTGCACCTACCACAATGGTGGGCTTTGTTCCTCGTATGCATTGGCTCGATAAGTCG AGAAGCAGCACGGAACAATATAAATATGGAGGGTGGTGGTCTGTCTGGTGGACGGGTACATATAGCATGGTTCTTTCCAAGGCAGCCTTTTTACACAAGCAGTATCTTGATCTGTATACAAACCACATGCCAGTATTTGTTCGAGATTATGTGGCCAAAAATAG CCTTTCATACATTGGGCTTTGGCACTTATACTGCAGGAACTGTGAAGATATTGCAATGTCTTTACTCGTTGCAAATGTAACAGGTGCTCCTCCTATATGGGTGAAAG GGAGAATATTTGAGATTGGATCAACAGGAATTAGTAGCTTGGGAGGTCACAGTGCACAAAGATCTCAGTGTCTTAATGTGTTTGCTGCAATTTATGGTCGTATGCCTTTAGTGGCAACAAGCATGAAGGCTATTGACAGCCGGACAAGTTGGTTTTGGTGA
- the LOC109708463 gene encoding glycosyltransferase family 64 protein C4 isoform X3, whose protein sequence is MVMRMASASPSSFIFGRRASFRRLRQLLVGSAAGRIVRLLLCCSLLLSLLLISGGCRCRFSHLQPSPPLGEGYTVMINTWKRNDLLKQSVVHYASCVGVDSIHVVWSEPDPPADSLRDGLIQAVRSKSKLGQDVDIIFDINQEDSLNNRFKEIKDLRTDAIFSIDDDVLFPCASVEFAFSVWRSAPTTMVGFVPRMHWLDKSRSSTEQYKYGGWWSVWWTGTYSMVLSKAAFLHKQYLDLYTNHMPVFVRDYVAKNSLSYIGLWHLYCRNCEDIAMSLLVANVTGAPPIWVKGIKYCSFDSLLLSEHSYINFISWFGAKMLF, encoded by the exons atggTGATGCGGATGGCGAGCGCTTCTCCGTCGTCCTTTATCTTTGGGCGGAGGGCGTCCTTCAGACGACTGCGTCAGCTCCTCGTCGGATCGGCGGCCGGGCGGATAGTCAGGCTGCTCCTCTGCtgctctcttctcctctctctgcTTCTCATCTCCGGTGGATGCAGATGCCGCTTCTCCCATCTTCAACCCTCCCCTCCACTCGG GGAAGGTTATACTGTAATGATTAATACGTGGAAGAGAAATGACCTTCTGAAGCAATCAGTTGTTCATTATGCTTCTTGTGTCGGTGTTGATTCCATTCACGTTGTCTGGAGTGAGCCGGATCCCCCAGCAGATTCTTTACGAGATGGTCTAATCCAAGCtgttagatcaaaatctaaacTTGGCCAGGATGTTGAcataatttttgatataaatcaAGAGGACAGTCTCAACAATAGGTTCAAGGAAATAAAGGATTTGAGAACGGATGCTATATTCTCAATTGACGATGATGTGCTATTTCCTTGTGCATCTGTAGAGTTTGCTTTCAGTGTATGGCGTAGTGCACCTACCACAATGGTGGGCTTTGTTCCTCGTATGCATTGGCTCGATAAGTCG AGAAGCAGCACGGAACAATATAAATATGGAGGGTGGTGGTCTGTCTGGTGGACGGGTACATATAGCATGGTTCTTTCCAAGGCAGCCTTTTTACACAAGCAGTATCTTGATCTGTATACAAACCACATGCCAGTATTTGTTCGAGATTATGTGGCCAAAAATAG CCTTTCATACATTGGGCTTTGGCACTTATACTGCAGGAACTGTGAAGATATTGCAATGTCTTTACTCGTTGCAAATGTAACAGGTGCTCCTCCTATATGGGTGAAAG GCATAAAATACTGCAGCTTTGACTCTTTGCTTTTATCGGAACATTCATACATCAACTTTATAAGTTGGTTCGGTGCAAAAATGTTGTTCTAA
- the LOC109708463 gene encoding glycosyltransferase family 64 protein C4 isoform X4, with amino-acid sequence MVMRMASASPSSFIFGRRASFRRLRQLLVGSAAGRIVRLLLCCSLLLSLLLISGGCRCRFSHLQPSPPLGEGYTVMINTWKRNDLLKQSVVHYASCVGVDSIHVVWSEPDPPADSLRDGLIQAVRSKSKLGQDVDIIFDINQEDSLNNRFKEIKDLRTDAIFSIDDDVLFPCASVEFAFSVWRSAPTTMVGFVPRMHWLDKSRSSTEQYKYGGWWSVWWTGTYSMVLSKAAFLHKQYLDLYTNHMPVFVRDYVAKNRNCEDIAMSLLVANVTGAPPIWVKGIKYCSFDSLLLSEHSYINFISWFGAKMLF; translated from the exons atggTGATGCGGATGGCGAGCGCTTCTCCGTCGTCCTTTATCTTTGGGCGGAGGGCGTCCTTCAGACGACTGCGTCAGCTCCTCGTCGGATCGGCGGCCGGGCGGATAGTCAGGCTGCTCCTCTGCtgctctcttctcctctctctgcTTCTCATCTCCGGTGGATGCAGATGCCGCTTCTCCCATCTTCAACCCTCCCCTCCACTCGG GGAAGGTTATACTGTAATGATTAATACGTGGAAGAGAAATGACCTTCTGAAGCAATCAGTTGTTCATTATGCTTCTTGTGTCGGTGTTGATTCCATTCACGTTGTCTGGAGTGAGCCGGATCCCCCAGCAGATTCTTTACGAGATGGTCTAATCCAAGCtgttagatcaaaatctaaacTTGGCCAGGATGTTGAcataatttttgatataaatcaAGAGGACAGTCTCAACAATAGGTTCAAGGAAATAAAGGATTTGAGAACGGATGCTATATTCTCAATTGACGATGATGTGCTATTTCCTTGTGCATCTGTAGAGTTTGCTTTCAGTGTATGGCGTAGTGCACCTACCACAATGGTGGGCTTTGTTCCTCGTATGCATTGGCTCGATAAGTCG AGAAGCAGCACGGAACAATATAAATATGGAGGGTGGTGGTCTGTCTGGTGGACGGGTACATATAGCATGGTTCTTTCCAAGGCAGCCTTTTTACACAAGCAGTATCTTGATCTGTATACAAACCACATGCCAGTATTTGTTCGAGATTATGTGGCCAAAAATAG GAACTGTGAAGATATTGCAATGTCTTTACTCGTTGCAAATGTAACAGGTGCTCCTCCTATATGGGTGAAAG GCATAAAATACTGCAGCTTTGACTCTTTGCTTTTATCGGAACATTCATACATCAACTTTATAAGTTGGTTCGGTGCAAAAATGTTGTTCTAA
- the LOC109709359 gene encoding josephin-like protein isoform X2 — METKAAVYHEKQRLQFCLLHALNNLMQAKDSFTRAELDVIADKLVLDDPSKEQWTPLSLIFRPHHNTLTGNYDVNVLITALEARGKRVVWHDRRNGASSINLAGDTLIGIMLNVTVRRFIGFWRGRHWVALRNISGVWYNLDSDLGSPEQFQNEKEVTTFLDNKISQGGEVLIVLHGDEK, encoded by the exons ATGGAGACAAAAGCAGCTGTATACCATGAGAAGCAGAGGTTGCAGTTTTGCCTGCTGCATGCACTCAATAACCTTATGCAG GCGAAGGACTCTTTCACCCGAGCAGAACTTGATGTTATTGCTGACAAGCTTGTTCTTGATGATCCGAGCAAGGAGCAGTGGACTCCTCTATCGCTAATCTTTAGGCCTCACCATAACACATTGACTGGAAATTATGATGTCAATGTACTTATCACAGCATTAGAGGCCAGAGGGAAAAGAGTAGTTTGGCATGATCGTCGTAATGGAGCTTCTTCAATCAACTTGGCTGGAGATACTTTAATTGGTATCATGCTTAATGTAACAGTTAGAAGATTCATTGGGTTTTGGAGAGGTAGGCATTGGGTTGCACTGCGAAATATTAGTGGTGTTTGGTATAACTTAGATAGTGATCTTGGTTCACCCGAACAGTTTCAGAATGAGAAGGAAGTAACTACTTTCTTGGATAACAAAATTAGTCAAGGTGGGGAAGTCTTGATAGTTTTGCACggtgatgaaaaataa
- the LOC109708463 gene encoding glycosyltransferase family 64 protein C4 isoform X2 — protein MVMRMASASPSSFIFGRRASFRRLRQLLVGSAAGRIVRLLLCCSLLLSLLLISGGCRCRFSHLQPSPPLGEGYTVMINTWKRNDLLKQSVVHYASCVGVDSIHVVWSEPDPPADSLRDGLIQAVRSKSKLGQDVDIIFDINQEDSLNNRFKEIKDLRTDAIFSIDDDVLFPCASVEFAFSVWRSAPTTMVGFVPRMHWLDKSRSSTEQYKYGGWWSVWWTGTYSMVLSKAAFLHKQYLDLYTNHMPVFVRDYVAKNRNCEDIAMSLLVANVTGAPPIWVKGRIFEIGSTGISSLGGHSAQRSQCLNVFAAIYGRMPLVATSMKAIDSRTSWFW, from the exons atggTGATGCGGATGGCGAGCGCTTCTCCGTCGTCCTTTATCTTTGGGCGGAGGGCGTCCTTCAGACGACTGCGTCAGCTCCTCGTCGGATCGGCGGCCGGGCGGATAGTCAGGCTGCTCCTCTGCtgctctcttctcctctctctgcTTCTCATCTCCGGTGGATGCAGATGCCGCTTCTCCCATCTTCAACCCTCCCCTCCACTCGG GGAAGGTTATACTGTAATGATTAATACGTGGAAGAGAAATGACCTTCTGAAGCAATCAGTTGTTCATTATGCTTCTTGTGTCGGTGTTGATTCCATTCACGTTGTCTGGAGTGAGCCGGATCCCCCAGCAGATTCTTTACGAGATGGTCTAATCCAAGCtgttagatcaaaatctaaacTTGGCCAGGATGTTGAcataatttttgatataaatcaAGAGGACAGTCTCAACAATAGGTTCAAGGAAATAAAGGATTTGAGAACGGATGCTATATTCTCAATTGACGATGATGTGCTATTTCCTTGTGCATCTGTAGAGTTTGCTTTCAGTGTATGGCGTAGTGCACCTACCACAATGGTGGGCTTTGTTCCTCGTATGCATTGGCTCGATAAGTCG AGAAGCAGCACGGAACAATATAAATATGGAGGGTGGTGGTCTGTCTGGTGGACGGGTACATATAGCATGGTTCTTTCCAAGGCAGCCTTTTTACACAAGCAGTATCTTGATCTGTATACAAACCACATGCCAGTATTTGTTCGAGATTATGTGGCCAAAAATAG GAACTGTGAAGATATTGCAATGTCTTTACTCGTTGCAAATGTAACAGGTGCTCCTCCTATATGGGTGAAAG GGAGAATATTTGAGATTGGATCAACAGGAATTAGTAGCTTGGGAGGTCACAGTGCACAAAGATCTCAGTGTCTTAATGTGTTTGCTGCAATTTATGGTCGTATGCCTTTAGTGGCAACAAGCATGAAGGCTATTGACAGCCGGACAAGTTGGTTTTGGTGA
- the LOC109709573 gene encoding putative tRNA (cytidine(32)/guanosine(34)-2'-O)-methyltransferase isoform X3 — translation MGKASKDKRDIYYRKAKEEGWRARSAFKLLQIDEEFSVFQGVKRVVDLCAAPGSWSQVLSRRLYVPAKMSPDCRDDDLPLIVAIDLQPMAPIDGVIQVQGDITNARTAEVVIRHFDGCKADLVVCDGAPDVTGLHDMDEFVQSQLILAALTIVTHVLKVGGKFIAKIFRGKDTSLLYCQEKK, via the exons ATGGGGAAAGCTTCCAAAGACAAGAGG GATATCTACTATCGAAAGGCAAAAGAAGAAGGTTGGCGGGCTCGGAGCGCTTTCAAGCTCCTGCAAATCGACGAGGAGTTTAGCGTCTTCCAAG GAGTGAAGCGGGTAGTTGATCTTTGTGCTGCTCCTGGGAGTTGGAGTCAG GTTTTGAGCCGAAGGCTATATGTGCCAGCTAAAATGTCACCAGATTGtag GGATGATGATCTTCCACTCATTGTGGCAATCGATTTGCAGCCCATGGCTCCAATTGATGGTGTTATTCAAGTACAGGGTGACATTACTAATGCGCGAACTGCTGAAGTG GTCATCAGGCATTTTGATGGATGCAAAGCAGACTTGGTTGTTTGTGATGGTGCTCCTGACG TTACTGGTCTTCATGATATGGACGAATTTGTTCAGTCACAACTTATATTGGCG GCATTAACAATTGTTACTCATGTGCTTAAAGTGGGTGGAAAATTTATTGCAAAAATATTTCGGGGTAAAGATACAAGTCTCCTGTATTGCCAA GAGAAGAAGTAA
- the LOC109709573 gene encoding putative tRNA (cytidine(32)/guanosine(34)-2'-O)-methyltransferase isoform X1 produces MGKASKDKRDIYYRKAKEEGWRARSAFKLLQIDEEFSVFQGVKRVVDLCAAPGSWSQVLSRRLYVPAKMSPDCRDDDLPLIVAIDLQPMAPIDGVIQVQGDITNARTAEVVIRHFDGCKADLVVCDGAPDVTGLHDMDEFVQSQLILAALTIVTHVLKVGGKFIAKIFRGKDTSLLYCQLKLFFSQVTFAKPKSSRNSSIEAFVVCENYSPPEGFNEKDLYLLLEKVGSPSGVDDLDCRSGWLEGPNKIYIPFLACGDLSGYDSDRSYPLPSVEGGGSYRSLDPVQPPIAPPYKTALEMKKASNHGIADMDKLPLDS; encoded by the exons ATGGGGAAAGCTTCCAAAGACAAGAGG GATATCTACTATCGAAAGGCAAAAGAAGAAGGTTGGCGGGCTCGGAGCGCTTTCAAGCTCCTGCAAATCGACGAGGAGTTTAGCGTCTTCCAAG GAGTGAAGCGGGTAGTTGATCTTTGTGCTGCTCCTGGGAGTTGGAGTCAG GTTTTGAGCCGAAGGCTATATGTGCCAGCTAAAATGTCACCAGATTGtag GGATGATGATCTTCCACTCATTGTGGCAATCGATTTGCAGCCCATGGCTCCAATTGATGGTGTTATTCAAGTACAGGGTGACATTACTAATGCGCGAACTGCTGAAGTG GTCATCAGGCATTTTGATGGATGCAAAGCAGACTTGGTTGTTTGTGATGGTGCTCCTGACG TTACTGGTCTTCATGATATGGACGAATTTGTTCAGTCACAACTTATATTGGCG GCATTAACAATTGTTACTCATGTGCTTAAAGTGGGTGGAAAATTTATTGCAAAAATATTTCGGGGTAAAGATACAAGTCTCCTGTATTGCCAA CTAAAGCTATTCTTCTCTCAAGTTACCTTTGCTAAGCCGAAAAGTAGCCGCAACTCAAGTATTG AGGCATTTGTAGTTTGTGAGAACTATTCACCTCCTGAAGGATTTAATGAGAAAGATCTATATCTCCTGCTGGAGAAAGTGGGCAGTCCTTCTGGGGTTGATGATTTAG ATTGCCGAAGTGGATGGTTGGAGGGACCAAACAAGATTTATATTCCATTTCTGGCGTGCGGAGATCTAAGTGGCTATGATTCAGACCGTTCGTACCCACTGCCCAGCGTGGAAGGTGGTGGTTCCTACCGGAGTTTGGATCCAGTGCAGCCCCCAATAGCTCCTCCTTATAAGACTGCCTTAGAGATGAAAAAGGCCTCCAATCATGGGATTGCAGATATGGACAAACTCCCTCTGGATTCTTGA
- the LOC109708910 gene encoding probable zinc metalloprotease EGY2, chloroplastic isoform X3, producing MISPVAAMVLPSATAAAAAPASSSSLRNLSPLTVCLPPHCRRSSPFFIFPTVISCFSSSSPLPLRLPRRSKNPGIACQATIDTEPEGNNEDKEKGATGEIGEGTSSHAANGIAQDNGHLDYNSVSDKEKNESDSVELSTIHETSQLNERDPVTPQGIQEKDDDLDVASGSPLPGMKQQLGETIRIPKGTIDILKDQVFGFDTFFVTSQEPYEGGVLFNGNLRGKAAKSYEKITKRLQERFGDQYKLFLLINPEDEKPVAVVVPKQTLQPDSTAVPEWFAAGAFGLVTIFTLLLRNVPALQANMLSTFDNLELLKDGLPGALVTILILASHEIGHILVARDTGIKLGVPYFVPSWQMGSFGAITRIASIVANREDLLKLAAAGPLAGFSIGLVLLLLGFLLPPSDGIGIVVDPAVFHESFLAGGIGLIDKHIYFKDRIRKRQSFFLEML from the exons ATGATCTCACCGGTTGCAGCCATGGTCCTCCCTTCCGctactgcagctgctgctgctcctgcatcatcttcttctttgcGGAATCTCTCCCCACTCACGGTGTGCCTCCCTCCACACTGCCGCCGTTCCTCTCCTTTCTTCATCTTCCCTACGGTTATTAGctgcttctcctcctcttccccgtTGCCGCTTCGCCTCCCCAg GCGGTCAAAAAATCCAGGGATTGCTTGCCAAGCGACGATAGACACGGAACCAGAAGGCAACAACGAGGACAAG GAAAAGGGGGCAACTGGGGAAATTGGGGAGGGAACATCTTCCCACGCAGCTAATGGTATTGCACAAGATAATGGGCATCTTGATTATAACTCCGTCTCAGATAAA GAAAAGAATGAATCTGATAGTGTAGAATTATCGACTATTCATGAGACGTCTCAGTTGAATGAGAGGGATCCTGTAACTCCACAAGGCATTCAG GAGAAGGACGATGATTTGGATGTTGCAAGTGGGTCACCTTTGCCAGGAATGAAG CAGCAGCTTGGTGAAACCATCAGGATTCCAAAGGGGACAATTGACATTCTTAAAGACCAAGTTTTCGGCTTTGACACCTTTTTTGTGACCAGCCAAGAGCCTTATGAG GGAGGAGTACTATTTAACGGTAATCTTCGGGGCAAGGCAGCTAAGAGTTATGAAAAAATTACAAAGCGTCTACAG GAGAGATTTGGAGATCAATACAAGCTTTTCCTTCTCATAAATCCAGAAGATGAAAAGCCGGTGGCAGTGGTGGTGCCTAAGCAAACATTACAGCCAGATTCTACTG CTGTCCCAGAGTGGTTTGCTGCTGGTGCATTTGGATTAGTGACCATCTTCACTCTACTTCTTCGAAATGTACCTGCATTACAGGCCAACATGCT ATCGACATTCGATAATTTGGAACTGCTGAAAGATGGTCTTCCAGGAGCCCTAGTAACTATACTTATTTTAGCATCCCATGAAATTGGCCATATTCTAGTTGCTAGAGATACAGGAATCAAGTTGGGAGTGCCGTATTTTGTTCCCAGCTGGCAG ATGGGATCTTTTGGGGCAATTACAAGAATAGCAAGTATCGTTGCCAACCGTGAGGACCTTCTCAAACTAGCAGCTGCTGGACCTTTGGCTGGATTCTCCATCGGGCTTGTTCTTCTACTTTTAGGTTTCTTATTACCGCCCTCTGATGGTATCGGCATTGTGGTTGATCCAGCAGTCTTTCATGAATCATTCCTTGCTGGAGGAATCG GGTTGATTGACAAGCACATCTACTTCAAAGACAGAATCAGGAAAAGA CAAAGCTTCTTCTTGGAGATGCTTTGA
- the LOC109709359 gene encoding josephin-like protein isoform X1: MRLLIRMQVAMETKAAVYHEKQRLQFCLLHALNNLMQAKDSFTRAELDVIADKLVLDDPSKEQWTPLSLIFRPHHNTLTGNYDVNVLITALEARGKRVVWHDRRNGASSINLAGDTLIGIMLNVTVRRFIGFWRGRHWVALRNISGVWYNLDSDLGSPEQFQNEKEVTTFLDNKISQGGEVLIVLHGDEK, translated from the exons ATGCGCTTGCTTATAAGAATG CAGGTGGCTATGGAGACAAAAGCAGCTGTATACCATGAGAAGCAGAGGTTGCAGTTTTGCCTGCTGCATGCACTCAATAACCTTATGCAG GCGAAGGACTCTTTCACCCGAGCAGAACTTGATGTTATTGCTGACAAGCTTGTTCTTGATGATCCGAGCAAGGAGCAGTGGACTCCTCTATCGCTAATCTTTAGGCCTCACCATAACACATTGACTGGAAATTATGATGTCAATGTACTTATCACAGCATTAGAGGCCAGAGGGAAAAGAGTAGTTTGGCATGATCGTCGTAATGGAGCTTCTTCAATCAACTTGGCTGGAGATACTTTAATTGGTATCATGCTTAATGTAACAGTTAGAAGATTCATTGGGTTTTGGAGAGGTAGGCATTGGGTTGCACTGCGAAATATTAGTGGTGTTTGGTATAACTTAGATAGTGATCTTGGTTCACCCGAACAGTTTCAGAATGAGAAGGAAGTAACTACTTTCTTGGATAACAAAATTAGTCAAGGTGGGGAAGTCTTGATAGTTTTGCACggtgatgaaaaataa
- the LOC109709573 gene encoding putative tRNA (cytidine(32)/guanosine(34)-2'-O)-methyltransferase isoform X4, protein MGKASKDKRDIYYRKAKEEGWRARSAFKLLQIDEEFSVFQGVKRVVDLCAAPGSWSQVLSRRLYVPAKMSPDCRDDDLPLIVAIDLQPMAPIDGVIQVQGDITNARTAEVVIRHFDGCKADLVVCDGAPDAKAILLSSYLC, encoded by the exons ATGGGGAAAGCTTCCAAAGACAAGAGG GATATCTACTATCGAAAGGCAAAAGAAGAAGGTTGGCGGGCTCGGAGCGCTTTCAAGCTCCTGCAAATCGACGAGGAGTTTAGCGTCTTCCAAG GAGTGAAGCGGGTAGTTGATCTTTGTGCTGCTCCTGGGAGTTGGAGTCAG GTTTTGAGCCGAAGGCTATATGTGCCAGCTAAAATGTCACCAGATTGtag GGATGATGATCTTCCACTCATTGTGGCAATCGATTTGCAGCCCATGGCTCCAATTGATGGTGTTATTCAAGTACAGGGTGACATTACTAATGCGCGAACTGCTGAAGTG GTCATCAGGCATTTTGATGGATGCAAAGCAGACTTGGTTGTTTGTGATGGTGCTCCTGACG CTAAAGCTATTCTTCTCTCAAGTTACCTTTGCTAA